In Nicotiana tabacum cultivar K326 chromosome 17, ASM71507v2, whole genome shotgun sequence, one DNA window encodes the following:
- the LOC142171775 gene encoding secreted RxLR effector protein 161-like, producing the protein MKNIPYTSAIGSLIYAQVCTRPDITFIVNVLGRYLSNLGHDHWVAAKKVMRYLQNTKDYILIYKRVDNLEIVGYSNADIGGCTNDYNSTSNYAFTLAGGAISWKSIKQTLVTSSTMYVKFMAGYSASTQVVWLRNFISELRVIDSIQRPIVIYCDNSAVVFFYKNNKLHNGTKHAN; encoded by the coding sequence atgaaaaatattccttatACTAGTGCAATTGGCAGTTTGATATATGCTCAAGTTTGTACTAGACCTGACATAACTTTTATTGTAAACGTCCTTGGTAGATACTTGTCTAATCTGGGTCATGATCATTGGGTTGCAGCCAAGAAGGTCATGAGATATCTTCAAAATACCAAAGACTATATCTTGATCTACAAAAGGGTTGATAATCTTGAAATAGTTGGTTATTCAAATGCTGACATTGGTGGGTGCACAAATGATTATAACTCCACATCTAATTACGCTTTCACTCTTGCCGGTGGTGCCATTTCTTGGAAGAGCATTAAACAGACATTAGTTACATCATCGACAATGTATGTTAAGTTCATGGCTGGTTATAGTGCATCCACTCAAGTTGTTTGGCTCCGAAATTTTATTTCAGAACTTAGAGTTATTGACTCAATTCAAAGACCCATTGTAATCTATTGTGATAACAGTGCAGTTGTGTTCTTTTATAAGAATAATAAGCTGCATAATGGCACCAAACATGCAAATTAA